The sequence GCCCGAGATGATGGTGGCCTCATCGCAGTCCACAATGGAGAGGATCCGCTCGACTGGCAGCGTCTCGGCGGAATCGTCTTCGAGATCGCGATTCCTTCCGCGCGCCCATCCGGCTTCAGCAGCAGCTGATGATACCAAACCCAAGCCCGTGACCAATTTGATCCAGAAAATTGAAGATCTGGAACATTACATCGGAAATCTTTTAGAAGCTTCTTCATTCCAGTCGCTCAAGACTCCGGCGGTACATGAGGCTCATCCGTCGACGGTTGAACGGCCGAGGGACGTtgctccatcttcttcttatcGTCCATCACCAGGGCCGGAGGAATTACCAAAGATAAGGAGACAAGTCCCAACCAAGATGACCTCAttccgtcctcctcctccttcccaCCTTCCCCTCCATCCGCCCGCTCCAATGTCACCTCCCGCGTCGGCATCTCTTTCGAGTCGAACGGTTCCGGATGGACCCACACGAGTCGCCCACCCACCACCGACGCCCCCGACGCGCATCTCTTcggtacagcagcagcagcagccacaacCGTATCAGCTGCTGGACACGACCGCCTCCACCGAATACCATCCGCTTCCTGATCACCTGGCCGCATTTCTCCAGTTGGACAACAGGCGATCGCGCAATGGATCACCCACCGTCTGCCAGCGCCCGGAAGTGGCGTCACAATCGAAAGCGGACCCTAAGCCGAGTGACGGGCGTTCCAGATACGTCACGGAAGAGGCTGCCGAGTTGAGCTCTCTTTTCCAGCGACTTTCTCGTCTTCCGGAAGCCACTGCGGCCGCCGGCCAAACCCAAGCGCGACCGAAGCCTGCGCAACAACATCGTCCAACCGGTGCAGCCGGACGGGAGGCGGAAGAACCGCAAACCTACTTTCGCGACTTCAACGAAATCCTGCAGATGGATCCCAACCCGTTGACGGAGCGGTCCAACAGCTGGAAGAGAGTTGCCTCACGGCCGGCAGCTGCTGCCCGCCGTGATGCTAGCGGTGCCGACGGTTTCCCCCTTCCGGCGATGGCGCCGTACAACATTCTCTCGGCTCTTAGCGACGAGCTCAAAGCGACCATGAAACGGATCCCGCGGGGCAACGATAATTCCTCCGACTCGGACTTTCAGTCACGACTCTCCGTTTCTGACATATCTGTGCCGGATGCGGTCGCCAAAGTTGCCACTTACACCACCGCAAACGCCCAGCTCGCCCAGCCTGGCGTCTCCTCCTCATCCTCGCCCCATTCTTCATCGAAAAACGAAATCCAGTTGCCAAAAAACGGGTCAGGTTCTCGAACCGGCGTCCATGAGGCCGGTTCGAGAATGTCCAATCAACTGGAAAGTCATCCGGGACCACCCCCAGTGGCCAATCCGCCATCCAATGACGAGACGGATGCCAGCCAAATCCCGCAAGAACTGGACACCACTTATCTGACGCTGACCCCGCAGTACACCTCGTTCGAGGCGACTTTCTCGCTGGCCAGGCCGCTGGACTCGACAAGTATAACAGAAAGTGGGTTGGCAGCTCATCCGGCGGAAAGCGACTCCAATAATCGCTCCATGTTTTCCACCAAATTGAGTCCCATTCCGCGAGCCATTTCCCCGCTGACTCTCAATTCCGACTCGGACTCGAGCGCAATCAATACGGAACGGAAGCAGTCCACTTCGTCTTCCGATCGCTCCGAACGTGAGCGATCCATCGGAACGGAAAATGTCGTCAACGAGACCACCAGCCGCTTAGTCACGACTCCGTCGTCACGCACTGTCCAGCCTCTGCAGCCGGGAAGTTTGGCGGAAGAACACGCCAAAAAATCGGACGAGCTGCTGGCCCGGCTCCGGGCCGAGATCCAGCGCGACGAAAGCCTCTACCGCTCGATCCAGCACGTTGACCGTCTGGAGGATTCCGCCATAAAAGACTCGTCGAAACGATTTCGCATTCAAATCGATTCCAAGACGCGGACGTTTTTCGAGGCGCAGACCGATGCCCTGCGATCCATCGCTCAAGATGTCAGAGGTGGGCTGGCGGCCAATGCATCCGTCTTCTTGCAAGGCAGTCAGGCGGCCATGGAAGTGGATCGAGTTCAGAGCCAGACCCGCAAAACATTGGATTCCGGTCGTCAAACGTACAGCTCCGATTTCGACGAACCTTCCGTGCGGAGTTCGCCCGAAATACCCACCGAAATGCCCACGGAATCCCAGGCGGGGGCGGCGGCATCCACCGCTCAATCCGCCAGTCAACAGTCGCCCAAACGCTCAACGGATTTCGGATCGGATTCGGAGCGTAGCGGGCTGGATTCGTCGGCGCTCTCGAACGTTTCGGTGCTGCCACCCAAAGCAGTCGACGTTCTGCTCCAGGAAGAGGCTAAACAGCAGCGGCTACTGCTCAAGCTGCGCGAGAAGGCGCAGGTCGAGAAAACGCTGGCCGAGCTGGAGCTCCTACAGATGCAGAAGCGCATTTTGCGGGCCCAGGGCGAGCGTGACAAGGCGGCCagcataaaaaagaaacagcgcGGATTGCTGTTGAAACTGCAGGAGGAGCGGGCGCGCATCGAAGCCCTACGACGCCAGCACAAGAAAGAGGAGCAGCGGAGCAAAGCATCGTCGGATTACCAGCACTACGACAGCAGTTCCTGGGAGACGGACGTGAGCGCTGTCTCTAATTCGACCGTCGGTGCAGGGGACACGTCGGCTTCCATCGTCGGTGAAGCTTCCAATATCGACCAGCTGGCCGATTCGTCATCCACCTCCACTCTCCAGCAAGTCATCAGCGAAGCCGCTCACATTCAGGttggttattcttttttctcttttttgtctcttttgttttgtttgttttttgttgcctAAATTCCTAATTTGATTATAACGTTTCCATGGCGTGTTGATGTCCATATTCCGTTTGCACAAATCACAGCCACCTTCCAGCAATGACGAAGCGGTCGACGATGACGCCGAGGTGAGCCAGCAACTTAGCCGCTCCACTCGCAGCGAACTGGAAGGTCACGACTCCGGCTCGGCCTTGTCCAATCTCCGGTTACGTGCACCCTTGTCTCCCAGAACGACCGCCGACAGCATACGATTTCGGACGAAATTCCGCCGTCGGCACTCGAGCGGCTCGGACGATTCCATCAACCTGTCTCAGAATGGTAATCCAGACAACTTTCTATCCATCCctattttgttgtgtgtgtgaatcATTTAGGCGTCGTTTGTGAATCAGAACATTCACGCCTTGATTCCCTCGtcggataataataataataactgtgTGTTTCCATTTTGCAGAAACAGCGTCTGACGTCAGCGATGTCGAGAGTCGCCTACTGGCCTTGACAGATCAACTCCAGCGCCGTCAAACGGAAGCCCAGCGTTTGAAGACCGAACACAGGAGGCTCAGCAAGGAGAAATTTAAGGCCCAAGAAAGTGCCTTGATCAAACAGATTGAGGTaaaggacttttttttttcttatttatctgTTGGATCATTTTTCCTCGTTTGTTTCACTGACGTGGCCCGTGACTCGTGGAATTTACACCCTATTATTTTCCCCCGCCAGGTTTACGACCGTTGTATCACCGACCTTCGTTCCCAGCTGGATGCCGATGCCGAAACGGGCGCAACCGCCAATGCCGTTTTAGCTGTCCGACCTGTCATCCGTCAGCCGCGAGCCCTCATCCGCGCCGATGAGGCCAAGTCGCCAACGTCGGCTCGATCGGAATCCGAGCCCAAGATTTCGGAATCGGAATCGGCCAAGTCGTTGGAGGTGGAAGGACAGACTCCACCGACGGAACACAAAGCAGTAGAACAGTCCTCGGGGAGCTCTTCCATcagcacgcaaattcaaacCGAAGCGGATGAGTCCATCGGTCAGCTGAGCGACCATGAATCCGTCCGAGGTGAACTGCTGGTTGAAGAAGGTGAAGCGACCATGTTGCCGGTTGTCGAATCCGCCGAATCGGAAAAATCTCTCTCGGAACTATCAACCGATCCGTCGGCAGCCCAGGATAACCAGGCCGAGATATCCGACTCGGGTCGAACGgatcttttcaatcaaacgatGATCATCAAAAGTGACGTTCAAGTCAGAGAAGAATTGGCGGAAGAAATTTCCAGATCCATTTTGGACATCCTGGTGGAGGAAACCATCACTCTGGCCATGCGTTGCCtcctgaagaagaaaaaggagacagAGGAGGTGGATCCTGTGTCCAGTAAAACATCGGCGGATGTGTTGCAACGTGTCAGCGCTTTGCTGTCAACCTCGGCGACGGAAGTGCCCAAGGAGAATCGCTCCCAGTTGTACCTGACCACGACTTTCGATCTTCtcagtcccgacgatggacatTCGCCAATCAGTCATCCGGCCGGAAACACATTTGCTCCGCCTTGCGATTTGACCAGCGCCGAGGGACGTGACGCTCTCGAATCGAAACTCAATGATTTGCGTTTCGACAACGAATGGATCGACGACGACTTGGAAGTGGCCCCCGTTCTGCCGGACTCTGCTCCGGACGAAAATCGCGACAAGGTGATCCAGGAAGCCGAGGCCCTGGAGCGCGAACAAAAGCGGATTGAACAGGAGATCCAGCGGTTGAGCTCCGGATCGGTTCTCTATTTGCGGGAGATACCCAACAAGCCGCCTCCGCCTTACACTCCGCCGGGCCAGGCCCTCACTTGGCAAAAGATCCGCTCACCAGTCGTggcggaaaacaaacaaatcgttCCGAAATCCAAAGAAGATGTCGCTCGATATTGTAAGCGCTTTACAGAATTCCTACTCGACAACCACTCGCAGCCAGACATCCCCATTCCGGATGAGCTTCTTACGGTCGATCTCCAATCGCAATCGGATCAGCCAGCTGAATGGCAAGACAATTGCAGGGCTTTCTTGTCCCTGTTAGCCGATTTATCTCGTCTCCACTTGGCGGAGTTGAGAAAACGCAGCACATTCCTGGCCGGTCAGAAATTTGTGGGTGGCCGACCGATCCGGTCGCGCATGGAACTCGTAAAGGCCGTCGAAAGCGCCGTGCTAGTCCAAATGAATTACCAGCCGCGCTTGCTTCGCGAAAGCCAACTGGCCAGGTGGTCGCAGAAGAAACGCGATCGAGTTGATGAAATTCTGGTACGCGAATTGCAAATCGAGGAGAAGTTCTGGACGGATTTCTCCAGCGAAGAAGTTCAAGTCAAACACCAAACAGCCGAGGCCATACTCGATTTGCTGCTGGACGAAACCGCCTTCATTTGCAAACGAATTATGCAAACCGCCAAATAATAGCCCGACTCTCGTTCGTCTTTTAATGTTTGAAAACCGTTTGCCAattttcagaaatttttcgCGCTgactaatataataataataatacactgctatttttcgaatcgaccGCTCGTTTCTTTCTCCTGTGTATGTCGTGTGCATTGCAGGCAGGAATGAAAGCGGATGCCCGCGCCGAGGAAAGTTTGGTATTGTTCCAACAACTGGAAAATTAGTTTGGTCAAAAGTAATCAGCCTatggtaattgattttttttgtgcgtGTGGCGTTGTCTTCGTCTTAGTAACTCAAGGCTATTTTGACACCTTTTAAGAGATTTCCCTTTTCCTTGACTGGAGGGGTACGTGACTGCGCCAGTATGTACGGTACGTCCCTTTCATACCTGTAATTGCCTCTTCATGTGCTGTGTGTCTGTTGTGAAACCCTGCAACATCGCCGCCagcgattttccttttttcggtaAGACTCTCTGTATTAATAGGTCTATACTCTATTGTGTATGTTTAGGAAGGTTATGAGAGGTGCCATACATAGTTATAGATATTTCGTTTACTGATcagtgactttttttttgtaacattCTACCAGCAGTTTTTATgggcaattttttgttgttgaaacggAGTTTAAATTCCAACAACGGGTTTAGGAGTAGCGAAAGGCTGTGCTTTTATTTATGATCAATTATGTACGCCATCAGTTACCAAGTATTTAGACAAATAagctgttctttttttgtgtaattaaattttcaccttcatacttgaaattcttcaGCCTTTTGCACAGTCTCTGTTCTCGCCCTTTTCAgctctaaattatttttaatgtgAGAGACCTCTGGTACGCAACGATGTGATCgattttttgttctctccttcttttgcAGCTTAACTCAAGGCTATATGTAGGACACTTGCACAGAGATAAGATTTCCCTTTCCTTGGCTGTATGGATAGCCAGGTAGTAGTATCAGCAGCTCGTTCAGGTTTGACCTCCTCGTAATGCACGTGAACGTTTTATGAAACCTCGGGTTGCCGTTTTCATCGTCAGCTGCAATTTGTGTTTGAAATCAATTCGATTCGCCGGCCTTGCTGTTAATAATTCTTATGTGGTCTTTTACTGCATACGACGAGTTGAATAATATCAGATATCATTACCATACTGGAACGGAGaccctttttccttcaaataAGACTGTCCATTTCGATTTAGCAGCTGCTCGATTGATCAATGGAAAATAACTTCAAATATCTTAATCTATTGAGAAATCCACTCTCTCtgtgttttagttttttttttcactctttAGGCGCTTTGTTGTTTGAATAAGCTATCATGATCGCCACAATGGAATTTGCCGTTCGGTCTGGGTGCAGTTCCAATGTTGGAAAGTGAAAATAAAGCGGATATCCCGCATTTGGATTGTTTTGGCGTTCCTTCATGAAGCAATTTTACCACCAAGACTTGGCTGTGTATAAATTACGCAACCCTCTCTCTTTAGATCAATTGCAAGAGTTTGCGGTCAAGTAAAACTGCTGCATGGGAGGACAACCTGGTCACGCTTTTGCGGGAggcaaatgtttttatttttgttttgtttttttaactttttcacGACATTATGTCGACGATTACTATTTGACTTGATGGATTGACAGATATTAAATGGTCATTAAATCTtagctttaaaataaagagttCTAGAACTTTGTCACTTAATTCCAATATGATGCGAATCTTCTGATGCCTATGCTAAGTATGAAGCGAGAGCTGGACAAGGTTAATGCGTTTTTACATTAACAAAAATTACTTAGGACGTAGAAATTGTGGTAGAAATCTCTGGATTCTGGAGTCAGTTAACTGGACTTGACTGGACCACTGGACCTTCTGAGTTCTGAGTTCTGAAGCGGCAAGAATGCAGTAAGAATAAGAAAGGGAAACTAAAGATTCTGTGATCTATTACTTAAAAATAGTTAACTTATTATCCGATCTCCgttgtttaactttttaattgttttttggaATTTGAAGTAACGAACGACGTGTCATACTGTCATGTGATGTCTGTGACGTGACTGTGCAACCACACCAAAACccattactagatgtcgccagtgtcgTCAATGTTGTTCTTACATCGTGAAACGGGGTGTCGGTAAAGTGCAGGGTGCAGGACTGCAGGTGCAGGTTGCACGGGGGGTAAAGTGCGGAGTCTGGAGTGCAGGGTGCGGCGTGCGGTTGGTGGGTAAAATGCAGGTCCATATGCCGCTCACAGAAAGTGCAGGTTAGGTTTtatgtcttttaaaaaaactggtgGTGTACTAATTTAATtacattgaaactttttttttaacatgagTCCACCACTCAATCAGGCCAAAAcgttttgggggtttacaatttttggaaaagggtGACGAAGGCATCGCAGCCAGTCCCCGTATCAACCATTTTGTGCAGAATTTTACGGAAAACTCAATGGTGAAATCCGCAATGTTCTAGCTAGCatagtttttaaattatttaataaaaactaagggACCCCCCAGAAATTGTAGtgtttttttccgatttttgaCATCAGTTTTCGGGCAAACcagacctttaaaaaaaatctaatttttcagaatgaaaGATTTTGCCCCATTCCAGAGACATCTTGCCCCGTTTTTATCTTAAACGGTTATTAGCAGAGATATTGGCAATTGAAaatcttggaaatttttcgaCATTTTCTGAAGATTTTCGCCATTGACAAACGTCACTTCgccacgccatctagcggccgattttcaaaaaagcaaaGGAGATCTATTCTTCTGgccattaatttttgattgattgaatgattgagaaaagaatggaatcgATGTAAAACTGCTGGGCTAGGTTGGCTATCCATAgttgaaattcgaaaaaaaatgggaCGGATTTAtaggaagaaaacaattttcttaTGTCAACTTACTTGCCACAGTGAAATCCATCGCAATGTTTGCTAAATTGTTTGCGAAACCTACGATGCTGTCTACCGTTACCTTTGGTATATTCGACCGAAAGATAGATTTGTTTGAAATCACAAATCTCGGAGAATTAATTTATCAATTGTTTAGCGTTCTGACTCACTCCACCAAAGAGTTCACTAAATTGGAGTGGCAGCATTTGAAGaagtatttttcatatttcaacCGCAGCTTGTTCGCAGAACGCACGGACACTGTTCTTCATGTTGTAGTTCGCAAAAAATGTGTGTTTCCCGACGTGGTAAGAAAAATCCTCAAACTTGGAGCTAACCCAAACGCCATAGACCACAACGGACGTACACCACTCCACCTTTTAGCGGCAAGGTGCGGCGAAGATCCAGAATATTTTGCAGATCTAATCAAGTTTCTGGTGGATGCTGGTGTGCATCTCGACATTGCCGCAGATGGCGGGAAAACTGTTAAAAGTATTCTTGGGGACATTGTTAAGGAATGGAAGGATGATAATATGTCTGTTGATCCCTAGAATCTCTAATTAACACCATTTTCCCATTAACTTGCCTCTGTGCACGAGTTATCGGTCTGAATGGAATTCCATACGACGAAGATCAACTTCCTCCTCATCTCCAAGAATTGGTGTCTCTTCATAGCTCTGCTCAAGGTAATTGGAAAGTGCAATTTAATTTGTGTAGATTTtaatcatcttcttcatcgttTTAATAGATTCCATGGATCTCTCTTGAAAGAATGACCACAAGCAGCTCTCAAAAGAATAGCTCTAATAGCTGGCGGGTTTTGGTTCAAGTTGTTTCTCAGCAGCTATCTCTGTATCGAAAACCATTCAATTTATGTCCTGAGTTTTGATTCCAAATCTTATATACCTTTTCACGTTCCTGGTGTGTATTGAATTGATCTGTTCTTCTGTTTGTATTTCTTCCGAGTCCATTGGACTCGTAATAAAGACTGTGTTTATGACCACGACAAATTTAGTTGTTAGTAAAATCAagacaggaaaagaaaaaatgtgattAAATTCTGACGAAGCACGACAGAGGCAATGAAAAATCTTTGCGTTGCTTCTCaacatttataaattttacgtCCTagtataatttgaataatcaatTAATCGTTGTTGAACTTTAgggtgtttgttttatttaaaatgaacTAGTTACACAATATGGTCTTGTACCAATTCAAATGGTCGTCACAACGATCCGCTTCAGAATCCAATAAAACCATTTGCATGTAATGCGATATTATGTAATTACAGATTGCTTGTAATATATAAACGATGTAGGCGGAGCAGCATCACGGCAGCTGTCGTGAAATCTTTATTAATACTCCCGCGCACCGTTTGACATTTGAAACAGGCCTCGaggcaaaaaaatgaaaactactactaccactacACACTGCCAGCATATGAAGACTTGACCTTTGAACTGGTTGAGCTATATAGAAAGGTCGTCGCGTCTGATTATTAGCGGGTGAAAAAGTACAAACGCCCCATGgcactaaaataataataatagtacgTGGATGTGTGGGCCTTGGCTGTGTGCTATATGGCTGGCCTTAAATTTTCTGTGTCAACTGgacgttaaccaatcagcctCCAAAAGccggacacacacaaaagggtATACACAATGTCTCACAATGCACACGGTGACCTTTTTTTAAGGCCTTACAGCAACCTGAGAAATGTGTGTCTAGAAAACCCCAATCCAATtatccaatttttaatttagtttttatttactcggctctttttcttcttttttcgacaGAGAGATTACATCCTCCTAGCCCGCCTTATAGTCGCTTATTCTGATGTACTGGTACAAACAACATGCTATGAAAGAGATGGAGATAGAGCAGCAGTAGGAACTCGGGATCACCTAATACACACATCCAGCGTGAAAATACCTAAACACAAAGTCTTGGGGCGACTGGCTGGCCCTCCTCTTTAAACTCTCCCGTAGACATCCCATCCAtcctctctcctctctctacCAACTGCCAACACGTTTTCAGCGCATCCCACCCCATTCCGGATAATacgtacaaaataaaaaaacaactccTCCTATTACTTCCACTtaccttcctttttcttcaaagacCAGATGTTTCCAAACTCCAATTTTAGCGGCATCTAAAAGTAAaagtgattaaaaaaatactcgAGAAATGAAACACGACATGGCAAAGACATCAAACGTaacaaaggaaaacaaaacagatctaaagtgaaaaacaatcatataaaaaaataaatgtaataataaattaaatctTGGATCTTTGTTGTTTTGACGTCGAGTCGCATGATCATTTCCGTGGAGAAGCTCAAGGTCGAATTGGTCATACAtgaatggaaatgaaataaaaaataggatAATTATTAGTTATAGTTAACATTGATGATTTcaaattacataaaaaaagatatggaaatttataaaaaaaaagaattgaattaaACTTAAGTCAACGGTCCCGCAATAGACAATAGTGTTTTACGACCACTTGATTTTCAGGAAGGTCAAAAAAACCAACGAGTCAACCACTAGATcgtaaaaaacacacacattaAGACTAGCCGACGACCACTTGATTTTCAGGAAGGTCCGAAAACCGACGAGTCAACTACTAGATCGTCAATCCAgccaataaaaaaagcaaatatctAATataaatgggaaatttttttttggttttggaggGCAGATGCAAAATGCCCCAACGCAGGGCTTTCAAAAAGAGTACATGTACATTCAAAAGAGTACTTTTCAGAGAGAGTAGAACACAGGAAATGGAGTAGAGTGGTTGGATGGAGAACAACATACTACTGCAAAATGCCCCATGCAGGGTTTTCAGAGAGAGTAGAACAAAGGAAATGGAGTAGAGTGGTTGGATGGAGAACAACATACTACTGAAAAATGCCCCATGCAGGGCTTTtcagagagagaagaacaCAGGGATGGAGAGAGTAAAGGAATGGAGAGAGTACAGGGATGGAAGGAGATTGTTGATTTACACGGGCATAtaataacaaatattataCATGACCTGCTCTGCTTGGAGATTTTAGTATTTCGGAACTTCAGTGTAGTAGTGGGTTGTGACTGCTTCCTGGAGGTAGCTGGAACGGGCTGCTGTTACACTTTCCTATCCAGCAGATATGCAGTTGGAAATGTCCATTAGTTCCTAAACGAAACACAACTGCAGGACCATCTGCACAAACGATAAAATATGACAAGTTGTTGATTATGTTTTCTCGTGAATCAATAATTTGTAATTTACCTCACTTCTCCAACATGAAATTTCTCAAAGCCGTATGTTGGGAGCTAATCCTATGCCTCTTGATCTTTTGCAAgattgaaaattcttttcagtgacgtaaaattattttgcacTACTTGATTGATGGTTAACACTGCCAAACACAGAGGTCGGTCCAACAAGACgacacaaaaggaaaaagtgaaaaatttaGTGACTTGTATCCAGTGCATACTGatataaaaaattaccttGAAATTGTTCCACTTGAGCAGGTTTCTGtataaaactaatttttaataTAACAGAACTGTACAGCGAAACATCGTTGGTCGTAAACTGCGATTGTTTATTTACAATTTGGTTTCTTTGTGCTTGGCTAGCACGCCACCATCTTAGAAGAAAAACtcacacaaacaacaaagcCAAGCACAGCAGCGTTGCCATATGTACACCAAgtggtgtttttttattattccgatTAAATAAGCGagctaaataataaattatctttttttgtttatatcaTCAaactagtttttgtttttaatttgttaaaaCTCATGATCTAGTTTACATGTGTCTTAATGTTGCAACGCTGCACGTTAAGCCCAAGTTCctgtttctatttgttttcccacCATTCGCACTTTTCGTCTTGGCAGTATACTTGCTGAAGCTAAGTTATCGTTAcctgaagaaaatgaatgaagAAGATATCCAAGCACTAGAGTCATGGAGGGATAGCTTAAGCACAGGCGCAATTCCGGTaatgttatttaatttttttttccaaattttatgTGTAATTGtaaatgtatttatttttcaaactaGACCATCATTAGGAATTGCCTCAAAAAACACCAGtatttttgcaagttttggtaAAACAAATTAGAATAAATATACTGCATTTGTAGAGTTTTTAAATTCATGCTCTTACAATAGGGTTGCAAAGCTGTAAAGAGTGTTACACATGTTCGTTATGGACTTGTCATCTATGATGGAAAATATTCCTATGCATATGGAATGTTGCCAAAACACCTCAATCATCTTGTCGAGGATGGTCTGCTGGAAATGTTTACaatcattaaattaaaacagttTGTCATTGTATGCCCATCAGTAGTTGCTTCTGGAGTTGATGGAAAGAAAGGATACGAAATCCTTCTTTGGGATATCGTGCCACTTACGCCTGGTATTGAGGTATggtcactttgtttaatttcaagattgaaattgaaactttatttttatcaatGCTTGTTCAGGTGGGAGAAATCCTCGGAAACCCTCAGACTGTTTATGATGAAGGAGTCTGGACGGCAGATGTCCCCACAGTCACCAACAACTTTGTTCCCTTTGATCAGCTACCTAACCTGGAAGATGACAGTATCATTGGTAAGTTGTCTAGGTGCActatcatttaaatttttcctatTTGAACGTTAACTGAGACATGACTAATTGACCCTGCATTCAGATGTTATTGGTTTGGTGTTGCATTTTCATGAAATGGTTTTGGTTGATGGTTTTAAAATAACGAGGTCTCTTACAGCTTAACAGAGAGCGCTAGGGGTTTTACGCAGGATACTCGTAAGAACCACCTAGCGGCTGTCCCAGTTTCcgtgcaggatactgtacacaTTTCAATTATATCCCTACTGGATTGTATCATTTGGATAAGTGTCGTCTAAAGTAAACGAAGATTAACATCacactaaaatgaaaaaatattgataaaAATGTTGCACGATAAATTGACggagaataataagaaaaagaactaaaGTGACCGCCAGATGTagaagaaatttcatttgacttTTAGCCCTtcaaagaatttcaattgcTTTCGTGTAGCCTCCGCGTAATTGGAAACCTTACGATAATTAAGACAAACACCGGTTC is a genomic window of Daphnia pulicaria isolate SC F1-1A chromosome 2, SC_F0-13Bv2, whole genome shotgun sequence containing:
- the LOC124326972 gene encoding uncharacterized protein LOC124326972 isoform X1; amino-acid sequence: MPRRLEIRTTILGKKSDERSRRKDSNANDLYADEALQLLEEIEQLKSNIQKTDERILGTYTKSPCKAKKKKPEVPARKVVYDVFYPAMDAAGSRVEEEKHGRRRPVRDTVVSHCLNAGGASARAAAAAMAYSDDDDDVTPSAFATYSVPGRPWISCTTNFTPAPMASQFTEPSHGPSFWPVAATTTRRTQQQQQQQQQRSNLDDEKVQPTIRHDEPHQRATAVDNQSATGGGSSGDTNGEQPTTGRVSSFKRIYATSRASSTERNAHLVSGETQITPGGSATASSHDHDHDPRIEQRQPTAGGNAGGRQDLDGHVGDGGGGGGEDDDDDREDKPVESCLAVSSADGENSGHASMPLNSTDLSNNLGPQWVDGAEVDESFQPVPPEIDSDVGRPAAVGLLEEDSPPEQVPIHLERLDDNIVDLPAVPEEQELTTDPGNNGKAERVRHYDRDEIRQYMQKQKKERKEKATKGSAGYVCHHTRISPIKRSDLGLPDKPLVQIKRKQQQPKLGPDPTNDKPKPEKIISIPKIVQREKTKKVDKEPEKKKPREQEASREKCVQTEPMLGVRQTTDEATQMTARSEVNDSSTDWLHTVPTSATTGRTAAQLPPPEMMVASSQSTMERIRSTGSVSAESSSRSRFLPRAHPASAAADDTKPKPVTNLIQKIEDLEHYIGNLLEASSFQSLKTPAVHEAHPSTVERPRDVAPSSSYRPSPGPEELPKIRRQVPTKMTSFRPPPPSHLPLHPPAPMSPPASASLSSRTVPDGPTRVAHPPPTPPTRISSVQQQQQPQPYQLLDTTASTEYHPLPDHLAAFLQLDNRRSRNGSPTVCQRPEVASQSKADPKPSDGRSRYVTEEAAELSSLFQRLSRLPEATAAAGQTQARPKPAQQHRPTGAAGREAEEPQTYFRDFNEILQMDPNPLTERSNSWKRVASRPAAAARRDASGADGFPLPAMAPYNILSALSDELKATMKRIPRGNDNSSDSDFQSRLSVSDISVPDAVAKVATYTTANAQLAQPGVSSSSSPHSSSKNEIQLPKNGSGSRTGVHEAGSRMSNQLESHPGPPPVANPPSNDETDASQIPQELDTTYLTLTPQYTSFEATFSLARPLDSTSITESGLAAHPAESDSNNRSMFSTKLSPIPRAISPLTLNSDSDSSAINTERKQSTSSSDRSERERSIGTENVVNETTSRLVTTPSSRTVQPLQPGSLAEEHAKKSDELLARLRAEIQRDESLYRSIQHVDRLEDSAIKDSSKRFRIQIDSKTRTFFEAQTDALRSIAQDVRGGLAANASVFLQGSQAAMEVDRVQSQTRKTLDSGRQTYSSDFDEPSVRSSPEIPTEMPTESQAGAAASTAQSASQQSPKRSTDFGSDSERSGLDSSALSNVSVLPPKAVDVLLQEEAKQQRLLLKLREKAQVEKTLAELELLQMQKRILRAQGERDKAASIKKKQRGLLLKLQEERARIEALRRQHKKEEQRSKASSDYQHYDSSSWETDVSAVSNSTVGAGDTSASIVGEASNIDQLADSSSTSTLQQVISEAAHIQPPSSNDEAVDDDAEVSQQLSRSTRSELEGHDSGSALSNLRLRAPLSPRTTADSIRFRTKFRRRHSSGSDDSINLSQNETASDVSDVESRLLALTDQLQRRQTEAQRLKTEHRRLSKEKFKAQESALIKQIEVYDRCITDLRSQLDADAETGATANAVLAVRPVIRQPRALIRADEAKSPTSARSESEPKISESESAKSLEVEGQTPPTEHKAVEQSSGSSSISTQIQTEADESIGQLSDHESVRGELLVEEGEATMLPVVESAESEKSLSELSTDPSAAQDNQAEISDSGRTDLFNQTMIIKSDVQVREELAEEISRSILDILVEETITLAMRCLLKKKKETEEVDPVSSKTSADVLQRVSALLSTSATEVPKENRSQLYLTTTFDLLSPDDGHSPISHPAGNTFAPPCDLTSAEGRDALESKLNDLRFDNEWIDDDLEVAPVLPDSAPDENRDKVIQEAEALEREQKRIEQEIQRLSSGSVLYLREIPNKPPPPYTPPGQALTWQKIRSPVVAENKQIVPKSKEDVARYCKRFTEFLLDNHSQPDIPIPDELLTVDLQSQSDQPAEWQDNCRAFLSLLADLSRLHLAELRKRSTFLAGQKFVGGRPIRSRMELVKAVESAVLVQMNYQPRLLRESQLARWSQKKRDRVDEILVRELQIEEKFWTDFSSEEVQVKHQTAEAILDLLLDETAFICKRIMQTAK